Genomic segment of Acidobacteriota bacterium:
GGGAACTGGCGCCGCAGCTTGCCGACGATGTCCATGACGCCTTGCGCGTGCCCGTGGGCCGTGTCCACCACGAGAATGTCCACGTGGGCCGCCACCAGCGCCTCGGCCCGCGACAACGTGTCCTTGGCAACCCCGACGGCTGCTGCGACCCGCAAGCGGCCCAGCGAGTCCTTCGACGCGCTCGGGTACTTGATGACCTTCTGAATGTCCTTGACGGTGATCAGCCCCTTCAGCCGGTAGTCACGATCCACGACCAGGAGCTTCTCGATCTTGTGGCGATGCAGAATCTCGCGCGCGGCATCGAGCGTCGTGCCGACGGGAACCGTGACCAGGTTCTCCTTCGTCATGATCTCGCCGATCGCCTGGCTGGTGTCGGTCTCGAACCGGAGGTCGCGATTCGTGAGAATCCCCACGAGCCGCCCTTCCGTGCTGCCGTCTTCGGTGATCGGCACGCCGGAGATCCGGTACTTGCGCATCAACGCGAGCGCTTCGTGGATGCGATTCTGCGGGGACAGCGTGATCGGATTCACGATCATGCCGCTCTCCGACCGCTTCACCCGATCGACCTCGGACGCCTGTTCGTCGATGCTGAGATTCTTGTGGATGACGCCGATCCCGCCGTGCTGCGCCATCGCGATGGCCAGCCGCGACTCGGTGACGGTATCCATCGCCGCGCTCGCCAGCGGCACGTTGAGCCTGATGTTGCGCGTGATCCGCGTGCCCACGTCCACCTGGCTGGGCAGCGTCTTCGAATGCCGCGGCACCAGCAGCACGTCGTCAAAGGTGAGGGCCATCGACAAGCCGGTGGCGATCTGCTGCGCGGTGATCAATTCGTCGCGTGTCTGCATTGCATTCAGTGGGCAGTGGGCCGTGGACAGTGGGCAGTCATCACGCCCCGTGACATTTCTTGTACTTCTTGCCGGATCCGCACGGGCACGGATCGTTGCGGCCGACCTTTGGGCCGTCATGCCGCACGGTCGTCACCACGTCGTCGCCGCCCGTGCGCGCCGGATGCGGTCCGTCGGCAACCGCCGTCCCGCCGCCGCCGAACGCAGGCACGGCCGCCGGCTTGTTCATCACGATCGGCGACGGGCGCCGCGGCGCGGGCCGGGCGGCGCGCGGCGGCTGGCGCCCGGGCCCCTCGGCCTCGATGATCGGCTGCAGGCGCCACAGATACCGCACCATTTCCTCGTCGATGCGGTCCTTCATCGCCTGGAACAGCTGGAAGCTCTCCTTCTTGTACTCCACCAGCGGATCACGCTGGCCGTAGCCGCGCAGCCCGATGCCTTCCTTGAGATGATCGAGCGCGTACAGGTGGTCCTTCCACTGCGCGTCCACGATCTGCAGCATGATGTCGCGCTCGACCCGGCGGAGCAGCGTCACGTCGGGAAGGATCTTCTCCTTGGCCTCGTACCGCGCCGTGACGCGCTCCCACAGCCGATCGCGGATCTCCTCGCGGTCGCGGGATGACGCATCCGCTGCGTCGAAATCCTCCGGCGGCAGGCCGAAGATTTCCGTGATCGCCACGCGGAAGGCGTCGAGGTCCCACTCCTCGGGATCGGCCTCTCGATCCAGGTACTGATCGACCGTCGCGTCGAGCAGGTCCTCGGACATCCGCATCAGGTAGCCGCGCGTGTCGAGCGTTTCGGCGTCCTCGTCGCGCTCGCCCGTGAGAACGATGTGCCCCTCGAGCAGCTGCCGGCGGAGGCCGTACACCGCCTCACGCTGCTTGTTCATCACGTCGTCGTACTCGAGGAGGTGCTTGCGGATGGAGAAGTTCTGCGCTTCGACCTGCTTCTGCGCGCGCTCGATCGCGCGCGTGACCATCCCGTGCTCGATGGGCACGCCTTCCTCCATCCCCAGCCGCTGCATCAGGCCGGCGATGCGGTCGGAGCCGAAGATGCGCATGAGGTCATCTTCGAGGGAGAGGTAGAACCGCGACGATCCCGGATCGCCCTGGCGCCCCGCGCGGCCGCGCAGCTGGTTGTCGATCCGGCGCGCCTCGTGGCGTTCCGTGCCGATGATGTGCAGCCCGCCGGCGGCCACGACCTCGTCGTGCTCCGCGTCGGTCTGGCGCCTGAACGACGCCAGGCGCTCCTCGTACGCCACGCGCGGCACCCGATAAAAGCTGTCCAGGTGGTAGAAATAGACGCACTCCTCGTCATCGACGAACCGCGCCTCACCCATGGCAAGACGCTCCGCGATCTCGTCGGCCAGCGTCTGCTGCCGGGCCATGAACTCGGGGTTGCCGCCGAGCAGGATGTCGGTTCCGCGGCCCGCCATGTTGGTCGCGATCGTCACCGTGGCCTTGCGCCCCGCCTGCGCGACAATCTCGGCTTCCTTCGCGTGGTACTTCGCGTTCAGCACCACGTGCCGCACGCCCCGCTTGTGGAGCATCGAGGAGAGCCGCTCGGACTTCTCGATCGACACCGTGCCCACGAGCACAGGGCGTCCGGCGGCCTGCTGGTCCGTGATGTCCTTGACGATCGCCTCGTACTTCTCGCGCTCGGTCCGGTACACCGCGTCCGGCTCCTCGACGCGCCGCAGCACGCGGTTGGTCGGGATCACCATGACGTCCAGCTTGTAGATCTTCGCGAATTCCTCCGCCTCGGTGTCCGCGGTACCGGTCATGCCCGAGAGCTTCTTGTACTTGCGGAAGTAGTTCTGGAAGGTGACGGTCGCCAGCGTCTGATTCTCGCGCTCGATCTTGACCTTTTCTTTCGCCTCCACCGCCTGGTGCAGCCCGTCGCTCCAGCGGCGGCCCGGCATGAGCCGCCCCGTGAACTCATCGACAATGACGACCTGGCCGTCCTTGATCATGTAGTCCACGTCCAGCCGGAACAGCGAGTGCGCGCGAAGCGCCTGGTTCACGTGGTGAAGCAGCGGCATGTTCGCAGGGTCGTACAGCCCGTTGCTGCCGGGCGCGAGGCGGTGTGCGAGCAGCTTCTCCGCCTTCGCCATGCCGCTCTCGGTGAG
This window contains:
- the guaB gene encoding IMP dehydrogenase, coding for MALTFDDVLLVPRHSKTLPSQVDVGTRITRNIRLNVPLASAAMDTVTESRLAIAMAQHGGIGVIHKNLSIDEQASEVDRVKRSESGMIVNPITLSPQNRIHEALALMRKYRISGVPITEDGSTEGRLVGILTNRDLRFETDTSQAIGEIMTKENLVTVPVGTTLDAAREILHRHKIEKLLVVDRDYRLKGLITVKDIQKVIKYPSASKDSLGRLRVAAAVGVAKDTLSRAEALVAAHVDILVVDTAHGHAQGVMDIVGKLRRQFPDVDLVAGNVATAEATRALIGLGVDGVKVGIGAGSICTTRVVAGIGVPMISAIAACAQEAAAHDVPVIADGGIRYSGDITKAMAVGASCTMIGSLFAGTDESPGEVILYQGRSFKEYRGMGSLGAMRRGSRDRYFQDEFDLDSVVGEGADKLVPEGIEGRVPHRGSVATMIHQLVGGLRAGMGYCGAADIETLQREARLIRITQAGMRESHVHDVVITKEAPNYRVE
- the secA gene encoding preprotein translocase subunit SecA, coding for MIQTALAKIFGTENERELKRLRPRVVQINALEPSIEALSDEQLRGKTVEFRERVAKGETLEDLLPEAFAVVREAGRRVLNMRHFDVQLIGGMVLHRGKIAEMKTGEGKTLVATLPAYLNALEGKGVHVVTVNDYLARRDSEWMGRLYRFLGMTVGVIQHEMTDPERQVAYSADITYGTNNEFGFDYLRDNMKFDLTSFVQRGHRFAIVDEVDSILIDEARTPLIISGPAEESTDLYYEVDRIIPKLQAGRVTRGDVKAEDREELEKTGDYIVDEKHKTVNLTESGMAKAEKLLAHRLAPGSNGLYDPANMPLLHHVNQALRAHSLFRLDVDYMIKDGQVVIVDEFTGRLMPGRRWSDGLHQAVEAKEKVKIERENQTLATVTFQNYFRKYKKLSGMTGTADTEAEEFAKIYKLDVMVIPTNRVLRRVEEPDAVYRTEREKYEAIVKDITDQQAAGRPVLVGTVSIEKSERLSSMLHKRGVRHVVLNAKYHAKEAEIVAQAGRKATVTIATNMAGRGTDILLGGNPEFMARQQTLADEIAERLAMGEARFVDDEECVYFYHLDSFYRVPRVAYEERLASFRRQTDAEHDEVVAAGGLHIIGTERHEARRIDNQLRGRAGRQGDPGSSRFYLSLEDDLMRIFGSDRIAGLMQRLGMEEGVPIEHGMVTRAIERAQKQVEAQNFSIRKHLLEYDDVMNKQREAVYGLRRQLLEGHIVLTGERDEDAETLDTRGYLMRMSEDLLDATVDQYLDREADPEEWDLDAFRVAITEIFGLPPEDFDAADASSRDREEIRDRLWERVTARYEAKEKILPDVTLLRRVERDIMLQIVDAQWKDHLYALDHLKEGIGLRGYGQRDPLVEYKKESFQLFQAMKDRIDEEMVRYLWRLQPIIEAEGPGRQPPRAARPAPRRPSPIVMNKPAAVPAFGGGGTAVADGPHPARTGGDDVVTTVRHDGPKVGRNDPCPCGSGKKYKKCHGA